CATCGACCGCCGCCAGGAGCGGCCCGTAGGTCCGCTGCAGCGTGCGCTCGAGTTCGCTCCAGCGCAGCCCGCCCGGCGTCCGCGCGGGACCGTGCCGGGCGGCGCGTGCCGCCATCAGGACTGCGACGTCTGCGGCTCCGTGGGCTGGGCCGCGGCGGCACTGGCGACCGAACCGGCGCGCTGTCCCTTGACGACCTTGCGCTCGCGGATGCGCGCGGCCTTGCCGGTCACGTTCCGCAGGTAGTAGAGCTTGGCGCGGCGCACGAGCCCGCGGCGGACGACGGTGACGTCGCCGAGCATCGGGCTGTGCACGGGGAAGATGCGCTCGACGCCGACGCCGTTCGAGATCTTGCGGACGGTGAACGTCGCGCTCACCCCGCTCCCACGCCGCGCGATGCACACGCCTTCGAAGGCCTGCAGGCGCTCCTTTTCGCCCTCCTTGACGCGGACATTCACGCGCACGGTGTCGCCGGCGCGGAACGGGGGGACGTTACGAAGCCATTCCTTCTGGGTCTCGATGAACGGGTGCATAGACGATCTCCGGGCTCGGGGCCGCGACGTGAAGCCAGACAACGGCCGCGCCCGCGCGGGGGTGCGGTGTTTGGGGAACCCGCAACGTAATCGCTTGCGGCGTCAGGGTCTAGCCACGGTCCGTCGCCGGCCGTGCACGCGC
The Gemmatimonadetes bacterium T265 genome window above contains:
- the rplS gene encoding 50S ribosomal protein L19; the encoded protein is MHPFIETQKEWLRNVPPFRAGDTVRVNVRVKEGEKERLQAFEGVCIARRGSGVSATFTVRKISNGVGVERIFPVHSPMLGDVTVVRRGLVRRAKLYYLRNVTGKAARIRERKVVKGQRAGSVASAAAAQPTEPQTSQS